GTTCTGGGGGATGCTGTTATTAGTTGTGATATTGAAATGGTTGTTCCTGAAATTACTGCTTGTTCACAGACGTCTTCATTTCTTCCATCTGCAATCACAGAAGACATGTTTAACTTGGAAATGCCTGACGAACTCCCCAGTGGAATTAAAACCTCTGAAAGTATTTCCATCACAATGGATAACACGTTGAGTCCTGCTCACACGCTTGTCCAAATCATTTGTCATGATCACAAAGGTCTTCTTTATGACATAATGAGAACTCTAAAGGATTACAATATTCaggtaaataaattaaaaatataatatgtgAAGTCCATAATAGCTTATAAATTTTGACCATTCTTCTTTGGTAGATTTGAATTGTGAATCAGTTATTTGAAACACCCACCAACTTGGATGGTTAGGCCTCTAAGGACAACCATAATAAAATTGCCTTACCACTGGTCTGGTAATTGGATGGAATTCTTCTCTGTGCTGAGATGTTGGTTGAtgaatacctttttttttttataattcatagCTGGCAATGGTTGGCTGTCATGTTTCCATAACAAGTGTTGATGGAATTTTTAACTGATCAAATCTGTAAAACTAATATTTGTAAACCATTCTTGTACTCTACTACCATTGCCAGTTCTGTAATATTAATACTTATCTCTTATCACGTAAGCAGATTTCTTATGGGCGCTTCTCtataaaacaaagaggaaagtGTGAGATCGACTTGTTCATTGTGCAAACAGATGGGAAGAAGATAGTTGACCCTAGCAAGCAAAATGCATTGTCATCTCGTCTGCGGATGGAACTATATCATCCTCTCAGAGTAGCTGTTGTCAGTCGAGGTCCCGATACAGAGCTGCTAGTTGCAAACCCAGTGGAGTTATCTGGCAAGGGTCGACCTCTTGTTTTCTATGACATCACCCTTGCTCTCAAGATGCTTAATACTTGCATCTTTTTGGTAATTCCTCTCCTCCTTACTATAATAATTCAAATCAACATAGACTCTGCTTACAAATGTTTAGGTCTCCCGCATGCCCCAAGGGCATTAAGGATGTTTCAACTCTGAAATGGTCTTTAACTTACTTTTGGGGAATTTATTTGCTGGTtgcaattaataaaattttgggttgcATCCTATGTAATGTGGTTGATGTGTGATCTAAAGGAATTTATGATTCATTATCTGATACTTGTTTACAAACATAGTTTTGTTAAATGTggttagatttatttatttttttatattatttttccttaatgTGTTTAACAAATGGCTAATTTaatatgaaattgttttttcaGGCTGAAATTGGGAGGCACATTATTGGAGATCGGGAATGGGAAGTTTACAGAGTCCTGCTTGATGAAGGGGATGGCTTGTCTGTTCCTAGGAACGAGATTGAGAGAGGGGTTTGGAAGAGGTTGATGGGTTGGGAGTGATAACTGTTGCATTATACCATTCAGTCTAAAATTTCCACGGGCTTCCTGTACAGGTTAATTGTCCCTATTATTGTATGACTACAGCTTTCGTCATACTGTCTCTAGTGTACAAAAATGAGAAGGTAAAGTACTGAGAAGATAGGAGAACAAAGTTCTCATAGCATTGTATACTTTAATGTTATGTAAAGTGGTAGTAGATATGGTGCTATTTCATTCACGTTCTAATGAAAGTTGAAGCATGTGCGGATAATGCTCATTTGTGGATTAATTTGGATCCATCTTGCTGTCCAACAGTACTCTGTGCCATACACTGTTTGGGGTTCTAGAAAAAGATTCAGGTTCTATGATTGAACAACATTAGGTGTGGCCAAAGGAAGGAGGGAGGTTAAATACTATGTCTATATTGAGGTATAGAGCAAGTAAAAAGAGTTGTCCTGCATGTTTTTAGATATCAATTACGTCTTCTGTATATTGCTATTTAAATCATTTATGCAGAAACTTCTAGTGGACCTTTTGAATAGCTGAGAGTCTTGGCATTCATTTTGATGTTGAATATATGTTTATACAATGGTTTTGTCTACTTGTACTTTCCTAGGAGTTTTACTGATACACTCCTACTTTCCACTTTACATCCATATCTCTCTATCCTCGGACCTTGCCCATAAAACCTAGTATTTCAACACCTACACATGCAGTTGCTCCTCTTCTTCTATTGAAATGTCAAAATTGACAGCTCTTGGAATCAATGTTGCGGAGCTTGATTTCCCACATTTCCGCACCAACTCCAAAAGACTTTTGTGGGTAGGATTTATTCAAATACAGCGGTATCTTGGACCAAGTCTCATGATTCTCGATCCCTTTTAAAGATATTCTTTCCTTTACACGTATGAATCAACTTTTTTGGACTGTCCTAAAGCCCTAATCTCTCTAGCGACTTTCCTCATGTCCACGTCTCCACACCAAGCGACTGTCATACTAGTAGAGGGGAATGTATGTGCTCACCATCTTGGTTATTCTTTCGCATCTTATTTGGAACAAGATTTGATACCCCCTTGTAGAAATATCATGTCACGTCAGCGGCGCATCGGTTCGGTTTAAACGGCTCGTCAAGTCTAATGAAGttcacacaaattttttcttaattgatGAAGTGTTTTtaaagtgacaagttgttaatagtaaataatatcgcATGGTCATCAGTAAATTATGAAATATCTTGTTAGGAAAGTTATGGCAGTAGTAATACTTGTATTTAGTctctttgcatttattgtcaTTTCTCATTTTCTAATCTTAACCAAAGGAGTCTTGTATCATCGTACTGATTGCAATGATTGTACTGCCTCTGTGCCTCATACATATTTGAATATTCCATATTGCTACTCAAGTTAGCAGAGGTTAGGTCTATAGATATAACCATAAATTATCCCTCTAATTTGTTTAGGGTATTAGAGCCTTTAAACTCTGGATTTATTGTCAATTGGCAATACTTGTTTATGTAACTTATGCACATAATTGACTATTAACCATAAAAAAAGAGCCACCCTTTTGTATTAGTTTATATACAATTATATTTGGCAGAGTGAAACATAATTTATAATTACTAGTAATAGACCCACTCGATGTGGACAAAgtgatgatttgtttttttggttaagtaaaaaatgaaaatagtagaTGAGACTTATAAGTGTTAGTCTCAAACCCTTCTTAAAATGAtctaattattttctaacaaattataattgatacaatagattacatttttaaaattaagctatctatatttgttatttgaaagtatttaaaattttgtaaactttttaaagaaacataatgcattttacattaaATTGTTATATAAGGTgagaaattttgtaaaaaatgtaATGTGTGGTTgaaagttttttcaaaaaatgttagaattggactgaatagaacCAATGGACCCAAACGGACCAAATGAACCGAATTAGACTGAATAGACCGAAGTAGACCAAATAGATCAAAATGGACTAAAGAAGACCGAATAGACCAAATATATCAAGATGGATCAAATGGACCCAATAGACTAAAATAGATCAAATGGACCGAAATAGACAAAAGTGGACTACAGTAGACCGGAATGGACTAAAGTGGATCAAAATGCTATGTTGGTGTGAGTCAAAGGAGtctaataacaataaatattacactttagtttttaaatattatatagatatagatgatTATTGGTGACAAAAtctaaagtttcaaatttttgagCATCTTTTTGGCGACCAAATGGAACATCACTGAACATAG
The sequence above is drawn from the Quercus robur chromosome 7, dhQueRobu3.1, whole genome shotgun sequence genome and encodes:
- the LOC126691914 gene encoding ACT domain-containing protein ACR10, giving the protein MGILHDDVVIIRPAEREGEASLITVNCPDKTGLGCDLCRIILFFGLSIVRGDVSTDGKWCYLVFWVEGKSTTRWSLLKKRLVGVCPSCSSASGISFYRSELQPPRPPDVFLLKFCCYDRKGLLHDVTAVLCELELIIKKVKVSTTPDGRVMDLFFITDTRELLHTKKRQEDTCGRLNDVLGDAVISCDIEMVVPEITACSQTSSFLPSAITEDMFNLEMPDELPSGIKTSESISITMDNTLSPAHTLVQIICHDHKGLLYDIMRTLKDYNIQISYGRFSIKQRGKCEIDLFIVQTDGKKIVDPSKQNALSSRLRMELYHPLRVAVVSRGPDTELLVANPVELSGKGRPLVFYDITLALKMLNTCIFLAEIGRHIIGDREWEVYRVLLDEGDGLSVPRNEIERGVWKRLMGWE